A DNA window from Paraburkholderia sp. IMGN_8 contains the following coding sequences:
- a CDS encoding type VI secretion system tip protein VgrG, with translation MNAVTKSFTDALRHPSARLTQHLKIWIGTLDLGLDVLKFKVRAGFCKDYTVDITVTSQRLDIDGKQCVGRRAGLQIDERAAVPSASYVEPVDHEAATFNGVVTRWKRIRVSRDEAAYRLRIEPRFAALCKRMVRSDTFKDVTFQELVTKVLIDRQNFDAFDVEFQLEGEQEKMEQVVMYEESVWNLVTRHAKRKGYFWFYKQGRGRKGQLDTLVIADNPRAYIRSINVPLLANSGLNSNWHEAVLEVSEQRELVAATLELWERNYRTPEDPLRATASVSDDADDRSVFGQISRSAEFHLTQEQGEALAQTRRDEQIARQATLSGTTNAKGVAPGVVMKLTNTKLASAEYGFVITSMKMEGSRTQPAHTRFKAMPAHLTYRPRFVYERDWRFLEGPVVGVVTTFDSAPYGCMDEYGRYPVLPKFLQGSGNTDKQLLKLRLLRPSSSYQGGFHSPLLPGTEVILDAAHHDVDRIHIAGALHDYSHPDVVHGAQAMFSYAIWRSPLRGAEIVFNDLQGKESARIATVYSQSAVNLGYLLNGKKLQRGEGFEITAQAWGTMRAAKGLFFSADAAAGADTPHLDMPAAVAQLKAALQRVTDLATATTQTGADPADRATQVALLHGLNQLRDAGLLASAPGGMAFVTPKSAQHSAGENVIVTAGKDMDVSITKRLRMAAGELISLCAHKLGLSLTAAKGKVSVAALTDGMDLFAKQQLRVASEGADVQVAAKSKITLNSGGASLVIENGNMTFHCPGAFTIKAASFSFQGPDKAPTPLPSLPKSSLKISDQYSSSH, from the coding sequence ATGAATGCTGTGACGAAGAGCTTTACAGATGCGCTGCGCCACCCGAGCGCGCGGCTCACCCAGCATCTGAAAATATGGATCGGCACGCTCGACCTCGGCCTCGACGTGCTCAAATTCAAGGTGCGCGCGGGTTTCTGCAAGGACTATACGGTCGACATCACGGTGACGTCGCAGCGCCTCGATATCGACGGCAAGCAATGCGTCGGGCGGCGGGCGGGCCTGCAGATCGACGAGCGGGCGGCAGTCCCCTCGGCGAGCTACGTCGAACCCGTCGACCATGAGGCGGCCACATTCAACGGCGTGGTGACGCGCTGGAAGCGTATCCGTGTGAGCCGCGACGAGGCCGCCTACCGGCTGCGCATCGAGCCGCGGTTTGCCGCGCTGTGCAAGCGCATGGTCAGGTCGGACACCTTCAAGGACGTGACGTTCCAGGAACTGGTGACGAAGGTGCTGATCGACCGGCAGAACTTCGACGCTTTCGATGTCGAATTCCAGCTGGAAGGCGAGCAGGAGAAGATGGAACAGGTCGTGATGTACGAGGAGTCCGTCTGGAATCTCGTGACACGGCACGCGAAACGCAAGGGCTATTTCTGGTTCTACAAGCAGGGGCGAGGCCGGAAGGGACAGCTTGACACGCTCGTCATTGCGGACAATCCGCGCGCCTATATACGCTCGATCAACGTGCCCCTGCTGGCCAACTCCGGTCTCAACAGCAACTGGCATGAGGCGGTACTCGAAGTCAGCGAGCAACGCGAGCTGGTGGCGGCCACGCTTGAGTTGTGGGAGCGCAACTACCGCACACCGGAGGACCCGCTACGGGCAACGGCGAGCGTCTCCGATGACGCTGACGACCGGTCGGTATTCGGGCAGATCAGCCGCAGCGCGGAGTTCCATCTGACGCAGGAGCAGGGCGAGGCGCTCGCGCAGACGCGGCGCGACGAGCAGATCGCGCGGCAGGCGACGCTCTCGGGTACGACCAACGCGAAGGGCGTCGCACCGGGCGTGGTCATGAAGCTGACCAACACGAAGCTGGCGAGCGCGGAATATGGCTTCGTGATTACTTCGATGAAGATGGAAGGCAGCCGCACGCAGCCCGCGCATACCCGCTTCAAGGCGATGCCCGCGCACCTGACGTATCGTCCCAGATTCGTTTATGAGCGGGACTGGCGTTTTCTGGAGGGTCCGGTTGTCGGAGTTGTCACGACGTTTGACTCCGCGCCTTACGGGTGTATGGACGAATACGGGCGCTATCCGGTGCTGCCCAAGTTCCTGCAGGGATCGGGCAATACCGACAAGCAACTGCTGAAGCTGCGCCTGCTGCGTCCGTCCTCGTCCTATCAGGGCGGCTTCCATTCGCCCCTGCTGCCGGGGACCGAGGTTATCCTCGATGCGGCCCACCACGATGTGGATCGTATCCACATAGCTGGAGCCCTGCACGACTATTCCCATCCTGACGTGGTGCACGGGGCGCAGGCCATGTTCAGTTACGCGATCTGGCGCTCGCCGCTGCGCGGCGCGGAGATCGTGTTCAACGACCTGCAGGGCAAGGAAAGTGCGCGGATCGCGACAGTGTACAGCCAGTCGGCGGTCAATCTCGGTTATCTGCTCAACGGCAAAAAGCTCCAGCGCGGGGAAGGGTTCGAGATTACGGCCCAGGCGTGGGGCACGATGCGCGCGGCGAAGGGGCTGTTCTTCTCGGCGGACGCAGCAGCCGGGGCCGACACGCCGCACCTGGACATGCCTGCCGCCGTCGCGCAACTAAAGGCCGCCCTGCAGCGCGTGACGGATCTCGCGACGGCGACTACGCAGACCGGTGCCGACCCTGCCGACCGCGCCACACAGGTGGCGCTCCTCCACGGGCTGAACCAGCTTCGCGACGCGGGGCTGCTCGCGAGCGCACCGGGCGGCATGGCGTTCGTTACGCCTAAATCGGCCCAGCACTCGGCGGGCGAGAACGTGATCGTCACCGCAGGCAAGGACATGGACGTCAGCATTACCAAACGTCTACGCATGGCGGCGGGCGAGCTGATTTCGCTGTGTGCGCACAAGCTTGGCCTGAGCCTGACTGCGGCAAAGGGGAAAGTCTCGGTTGCAGCGCTCACGGACGGAATGGACCTGTTCGCGAAGCAGCAGTTGCGTGTCGCCAGTGAGGGCGCGGACGTTCAGGTCGCGGCGAAGTCGAAGATCACGCTCAACAGCGGCGGGGCCTCGCTTGTCATCGAGAACGGCAACATGACGTTTCACTGCCCGGGCGCTTTCACCATCAAGGCAGCGTCGTTCTCCTTCCAGGGGCCGGACAAGGCCCCTACGCCGCTGCCGTCCCTGCCGAAGAGCAGCCTGAAAATTTCCGACCAGTACTCCTCGTCTCACTAA
- a CDS encoding MFS transporter, translating into MSATPSHEQVPPRIRRAQIVALTLLMVSGIVNYMDRGTLAVANPLIRHDLGLSLGQMGLLLSAFSWSYALFQLPVGGLVDRIGPRKLLGIGLIVWSLAQAAGGFVSTFGWFIIARIVLGIGEAPQFPSAARVVSNWFPLRARGKPTGIFNSASPLGTALAPLCLSILVVQFHWRWAFIVTGIAGLIVAAVWLAAYRDPAKATMTEAERRYLEGDEADRKPAPSLTFADWRSLFSHGTTWGMLIGFFGSVYLNWVYLTWLPGYLTMERHMSLMHTGVAASVPFFCGFLGSLTAGWFSDLITSRSSSPVASRRNAVVIAMLGMVAFTIPAALVESNTIAILCISVVIFLANAASASSWALATAAAPPNRVGSLGAIQNFGGFLGGALAPIMTGYIAQNWSFVPALLTAAAIAFVGAMSYLLLVRKPITDHPARAETVRASA; encoded by the coding sequence ATGAGCGCAACCCCGAGCCACGAGCAGGTCCCACCGCGAATCCGCCGCGCCCAGATCGTGGCGCTCACGCTGCTGATGGTGAGCGGCATCGTCAACTATATGGACCGCGGGACGCTCGCCGTCGCCAATCCGCTGATCCGCCATGACCTCGGTTTGTCGCTCGGTCAGATGGGGTTGCTGCTCTCCGCGTTCTCCTGGAGCTATGCGCTATTCCAGTTGCCGGTGGGCGGGCTCGTCGACCGGATCGGGCCGCGCAAGCTGCTCGGCATCGGCCTGATCGTCTGGTCGCTCGCGCAGGCTGCCGGCGGCTTCGTCTCGACCTTCGGCTGGTTCATCATTGCGCGGATCGTGCTCGGCATCGGCGAGGCGCCGCAGTTTCCGTCGGCGGCACGCGTCGTCAGCAACTGGTTTCCGCTGCGCGCGCGCGGCAAACCGACGGGCATCTTCAACTCGGCGTCCCCGCTCGGCACGGCACTCGCGCCGCTTTGCCTGTCGATCCTCGTCGTGCAGTTTCACTGGCGCTGGGCGTTCATCGTGACGGGCATCGCCGGCCTGATCGTGGCGGCCGTCTGGCTTGCGGCGTATCGCGATCCCGCGAAAGCCACGATGACCGAAGCCGAGCGGCGCTATCTCGAAGGCGACGAAGCGGATCGCAAGCCGGCGCCCTCGCTGACCTTCGCCGACTGGCGTTCGCTCTTTTCGCACGGAACGACGTGGGGCATGCTGATCGGCTTCTTCGGCTCGGTCTACCTGAACTGGGTGTACCTCACCTGGCTGCCGGGCTACCTGACGATGGAGCGCCACATGAGCCTGATGCATACGGGCGTCGCGGCATCGGTGCCGTTCTTCTGCGGCTTTCTCGGCTCGCTCACGGCCGGCTGGTTTTCCGACCTCATCACGAGCCGAAGCTCAAGCCCGGTCGCGAGCCGCCGCAACGCGGTGGTGATCGCGATGCTCGGCATGGTCGCGTTCACGATTCCGGCGGCGCTCGTCGAGAGCAATACGATCGCGATCCTGTGCATCTCGGTGGTGATCTTCCTCGCCAACGCGGCATCCGCAAGTTCCTGGGCCCTCGCGACAGCCGCGGCCCCGCCGAACCGCGTCGGCTCGCTCGGCGCGATTCAGAATTTCGGCGGCTTTCTGGGCGGCGCGCTCGCGCCGATCATGACCGGCTACATCGCGCAGAACTGGTCGTTCGTACCCGCACTGCTGACGGCTGCGGCAATCGCGTTCGTCGGCGCGATGAGCTATCTGCTGCTCGTGCGCAAGCCGATCACGGACCATCCCGCGCGCGCCGAGACCGTTCGAGCGTCGGCGTGA
- a CDS encoding dihydrodipicolinate synthase family protein, with amino-acid sequence MTTATQTATSIEGIVPVMLTPFDASGAIDYTGLERLIEWYIAHGSDALFAVAQSSEMQFLSLAERGALGKFVVEKVAGRIPVVMSGHISDDPDAQAEELNVAAGTGAQGIVLVTNRLDPKREGTEVFAANLKRLLTRLPSDIPLGLYECPAPYRRLLSDDELKMCIDTGRFIMLKDVSCDLDTVKRRVALAQGSPLKILNANAAIAWDAMKAGSAGFNGVFTNFHPDLYKWLRNDAAQDQALAGELATFLVLAAVSEALGYPALAKIYHQRIGTFDSIRCRVIDYDVRERFWALDAVLDKIVAGTEHFRARIAAPGAGC; translated from the coding sequence ATGACGACCGCTACGCAAACCGCCACTTCAATCGAAGGCATCGTCCCCGTGATGCTGACCCCGTTCGACGCGTCCGGCGCGATCGACTACACCGGGCTCGAACGCCTGATCGAGTGGTATATCGCTCACGGCTCCGACGCGCTGTTCGCCGTCGCGCAGTCGAGCGAGATGCAGTTCCTGAGCCTTGCCGAGCGCGGCGCGCTGGGCAAGTTCGTCGTCGAGAAGGTGGCGGGCCGCATTCCCGTCGTGATGTCGGGCCACATCTCCGACGACCCCGACGCCCAGGCAGAGGAGCTCAACGTCGCCGCAGGAACGGGTGCCCAGGGCATCGTGCTCGTGACCAACCGGCTCGACCCGAAGCGCGAGGGAACGGAGGTCTTCGCCGCGAATCTCAAGCGGCTCCTTACGCGCCTTCCATCCGACATTCCGCTCGGTCTTTACGAATGCCCGGCGCCGTATCGGCGGCTTCTCTCCGACGACGAACTGAAGATGTGCATCGATACCGGCCGCTTCATCATGCTGAAAGACGTGAGCTGCGATCTCGATACCGTCAAGCGGCGCGTCGCGCTCGCGCAGGGTTCGCCGCTGAAAATCCTGAACGCGAACGCGGCAATCGCGTGGGATGCGATGAAGGCCGGCTCGGCAGGCTTCAACGGCGTGTTCACGAACTTCCACCCTGATCTGTACAAGTGGCTGCGCAACGACGCGGCACAGGATCAGGCGCTTGCCGGGGAACTGGCGACGTTTCTCGTGCTCGCCGCAGTATCCGAAGCGCTCGGCTATCCGGCGCTCGCGAAGATCTACCACCAGCGCATCGGCACGTTCGATTCGATTCGCTGCCGCGTGATCGACTACGACGTGCGCGAACGCTTCTGGGCGCTTGATGCGGTGCTCGACAAGATCGTCGCCGGCACCGAGCATTTCCGCGCGCGCATCGCCGCGCCCGGCGCGGGCTGCTAG
- a CDS encoding LacI family DNA-binding transcriptional regulator, with translation MSDSFDPPAAARTPTSRARRNTGRTVLSDVAKLAGVSTATVSRVYNEPDKVSANVRERVEHAALQLNWFPNAAGRALASTRSHIAGIIIPTLDDQVFASQVSGMQAAFAARGITLVLGCSNYDPAQALVQVRAMLARGVEAMAVVGEAHPPELFEALRLYRVPYAVTYAYREGSPHICIGFDNHAAYAEITEHLLGLGHRSFAVCIQPTRDNDRVQARVAGIRSTLERHGLAVRPEHMFEGESTIGFGRRSLRSIWQLPGEHPSAIICGNDHIALGVLREAEELGIAIPGELSVTGFDDLAIAKEMRPALTTMRVDTAEIGRLAAQHLLDALDGKRPQHGYEVHAQLQVRQSTGPCPG, from the coding sequence ATGTCCGACTCCTTCGACCCGCCGGCCGCCGCCCGGACCCCGACCAGCCGTGCCCGCCGCAACACGGGCCGCACCGTGCTTTCCGATGTCGCCAAGCTCGCGGGGGTATCGACGGCAACCGTGTCGCGGGTCTACAACGAGCCGGACAAGGTCTCGGCGAACGTGCGCGAGCGCGTCGAGCATGCCGCGCTCCAGCTCAACTGGTTTCCGAATGCGGCGGGACGCGCCCTCGCATCCACGCGCAGCCACATTGCCGGCATCATCATTCCGACACTCGACGACCAGGTGTTCGCCTCGCAGGTGAGCGGTATGCAGGCCGCGTTCGCGGCACGCGGCATCACGCTCGTGCTCGGCTGCTCGAACTACGATCCCGCGCAGGCGCTCGTGCAGGTGCGCGCAATGCTCGCGCGCGGCGTCGAGGCGATGGCCGTCGTGGGCGAGGCGCATCCGCCCGAACTGTTCGAAGCATTGCGGCTTTATCGCGTGCCTTATGCGGTCACGTATGCGTATCGCGAGGGCAGCCCGCACATCTGCATCGGCTTCGACAATCACGCGGCCTACGCGGAGATCACCGAACATCTGCTCGGCCTCGGGCACCGCTCGTTCGCGGTCTGCATCCAGCCGACCCGCGACAACGATCGCGTGCAAGCGCGCGTCGCGGGCATCCGCTCGACGCTCGAACGCCACGGCCTCGCCGTACGGCCGGAGCACATGTTCGAAGGCGAATCGACGATCGGATTCGGACGGCGTAGCCTGCGCTCGATCTGGCAATTGCCCGGCGAGCACCCGAGCGCGATCATCTGCGGCAACGACCACATCGCGCTTGGCGTGCTGCGCGAGGCCGAGGAACTGGGTATCGCGATTCCCGGTGAACTGTCCGTGACGGGCTTCGACGATCTCGCGATCGCGAAAGAGATGCGCCCGGCACTGACGACGATGCGCGTCGACACCGCCGAGATCGGACGGCTCGCGGCACAGCACCTGCTCGACGCGCTTGATGGCAAACGCCCGCAACACGGATACGAGGTGCATGCGCAATTGCAGGTTCGGCAGTCGACAGGGCCATGCCCGGGATAG
- a CDS encoding SOS response-associated peptidase, with protein MCGRYARARYGIDYLIPLASDRDTRWPLLNDSTPADTPSWNAAPGSRQPVIYPDGVVRLLHWGYRPAWAVAKGIPQMINAKIEKATSSAWAAMWKNGRIIVPADYWYEWKTESNGKQPYAIQAKSGEPLYVAGLTNVRPDMEQREGDGFVIVTSDAGAGLVDVHDRRPVVFSADIAREYLDTATSAERAIHLARTAAEPPEAFTSFPVSRKVNRSGPDGPDLVEPIQGDSP; from the coding sequence ATGTGCGGTCGTTATGCTCGAGCCCGCTACGGCATCGACTACCTGATCCCTCTCGCCAGCGACCGCGATACGCGCTGGCCGCTCCTGAACGACTCCACGCCCGCCGATACCCCGAGCTGGAATGCAGCGCCGGGCAGTCGTCAGCCCGTGATTTATCCGGACGGCGTCGTACGACTGCTGCATTGGGGCTACCGGCCCGCATGGGCCGTCGCGAAGGGCATTCCGCAGATGATCAATGCGAAGATCGAAAAGGCGACCAGCTCGGCATGGGCAGCGATGTGGAAAAACGGCCGCATCATCGTGCCGGCCGACTACTGGTACGAATGGAAAACGGAGAGCAATGGCAAGCAGCCCTATGCCATCCAGGCGAAAAGCGGCGAACCGTTGTACGTTGCAGGCCTGACCAATGTTCGTCCGGACATGGAGCAACGCGAAGGCGACGGCTTCGTGATCGTGACGTCAGATGCCGGCGCCGGGCTGGTCGACGTCCACGACCGGCGGCCAGTCGTGTTCTCGGCTGACATCGCTCGTGAGTATCTGGACACGGCAACCTCCGCCGAACGCGCCATTCACCTTGCGCGAACCGCTGCCGAACCACCCGAGGCGTTCACCTCGTTTCCCGTGTCCCGCAAAGTCAACCGGTCCGGACCTGATGGGCCGGACCTCGTCGAACCAATACAAGGTGACTCACCGTAG
- a CDS encoding amidase, giving the protein MIFKTAREMTRALQSREISAVELFDEAVTRIERYDGLTNAVVVRDFERARLAAAEADAALRRGERRPLLGVPMTVKESFGMAGLPKTWGMPGTEKIGIAEDAIAVQRLKHAGAVILGKTNVATMLGDWQTYNPVYGVTNNPWDLTRTPGGSSGGSAAALAAGFVPLELGSDFYGSLRVPAHCCGIYAHKPSHGLVPLRGAGPPGSPMLSVSVDPDLVVAGPMSRSAGDLALALDVLAGPDDAQAAAYRLELPPSRHTRLADFRVLMLEDHPVVPISDEVRAAMRRFRKQLEGASCTVATGSALLPDLVLVMRTLGQLFLSFMGADMPLEEYRALQQRAAELPASDTSEAAMESRGLVLSHRDWIAADRTRVALMHRWRQLFREWDLVLCPVLPTTAFTHDHSDIRSRRLEIDGRQIAYAQQALWQSLATLTGLPATAFPIGLGESGLPIGLQAIGPYLEDRTPIAFAELAECEFGGFVQPPAFAES; this is encoded by the coding sequence ATGATCTTCAAGACAGCCCGTGAAATGACGCGCGCGTTGCAGTCCCGCGAGATCTCGGCCGTCGAACTGTTTGACGAAGCCGTGACTCGTATCGAACGTTACGACGGCTTGACGAATGCCGTCGTGGTGCGAGACTTCGAGCGTGCGCGTCTGGCCGCGGCAGAGGCAGATGCCGCCCTCAGGCGAGGCGAACGTCGTCCGCTGCTCGGCGTGCCGATGACAGTGAAGGAGTCCTTCGGCATGGCGGGGTTGCCAAAGACCTGGGGGATGCCTGGCACCGAGAAAATCGGGATTGCCGAGGACGCGATCGCCGTGCAACGTCTTAAGCATGCGGGCGCCGTCATTCTGGGGAAGACCAACGTCGCCACAATGCTGGGCGACTGGCAGACCTACAATCCCGTGTACGGCGTCACCAACAACCCTTGGGATCTCACGCGCACGCCCGGCGGCTCGTCCGGTGGTTCGGCGGCTGCCTTGGCGGCTGGGTTCGTCCCGCTCGAACTCGGCAGCGACTTTTACGGCTCCCTGCGGGTTCCGGCGCATTGCTGCGGCATCTACGCCCATAAGCCCAGCCACGGCCTTGTGCCTCTGCGCGGCGCAGGCCCGCCAGGCAGTCCAATGTTATCGGTGAGCGTCGATCCCGACCTCGTCGTGGCGGGACCCATGTCGCGCAGCGCCGGCGATCTCGCGCTGGCCCTCGATGTGCTGGCCGGCCCCGACGACGCGCAGGCGGCGGCCTACCGCCTCGAGCTTCCGCCCTCTCGCCATACCCGGCTTGCCGACTTCAGGGTGCTCATGCTTGAAGACCATCCGGTGGTGCCGATCTCGGACGAGGTACGCGCGGCCATGCGACGTTTTCGCAAGCAGCTTGAGGGAGCCAGCTGCACCGTGGCAACCGGGAGTGCCTTGCTGCCCGATCTGGTGCTCGTGATGCGCACCTTAGGCCAGCTATTTTTGTCATTCATGGGCGCAGACATGCCACTTGAGGAATATCGCGCGCTTCAGCAACGGGCTGCCGAGTTACCCGCGAGCGACACCAGTGAAGCGGCGATGGAGTCACGCGGTCTTGTGCTCAGCCATCGCGACTGGATTGCTGCCGATCGCACCCGGGTTGCCCTGATGCACCGGTGGCGCCAGCTCTTTCGGGAATGGGATCTCGTACTTTGCCCAGTACTGCCGACAACGGCCTTCACGCATGACCACTCTGACATCCGCTCGCGCCGTCTGGAAATCGATGGCAGGCAGATTGCCTACGCTCAACAGGCCCTATGGCAAAGTCTCGCGACTTTGACTGGATTGCCCGCGACCGCATTTCCAATCGGTTTGGGGGAAAGCGGCTTGCCCATCGGGCTCCAGGCGATAGGTCCCTACCTTGAAGACCGGACGCCCATCGCCTTTGCTGAACTAGCCGAGTGCGAATTTGGCGGATTCGTGCAGCCGCCGGCCTTTGCCGAATCGTGA
- a CDS encoding DUF3597 domain-containing protein, producing MSIFGDIVNKLFGKAKPDQQPPAAEPTPDPAAAQAAAPDATPAPAPLTDVDVEAVMDQFVSESGQTLNWRTSIVDTMKALGVDSSLEHRKQLAQELKYGGDMNDSASMNIWLHKQVMVALAANGGKLPPELAA from the coding sequence ATGAGCATCTTTGGCGATATTGTGAACAAGCTGTTCGGAAAGGCAAAGCCGGATCAACAGCCGCCCGCGGCGGAGCCGACACCGGATCCCGCGGCAGCGCAGGCTGCCGCCCCGGATGCCACGCCAGCCCCCGCGCCTTTGACCGACGTCGACGTCGAAGCCGTGATGGACCAGTTTGTCAGCGAAAGCGGGCAAACACTGAACTGGCGCACGTCGATCGTCGACACAATGAAGGCGCTCGGCGTCGACAGCAGCCTCGAACATCGCAAGCAACTCGCCCAGGAACTGAAGTACGGCGGCGACATGAACGACTCGGCGAGCATGAACATCTGGCTGCACAAGCAGGTGATGGTCGCGCTGGCGGCGAACGGCGGGAAGTTGCCGCCCGAACTCGCGGCCTGA
- a CDS encoding L-fuconate dehydratase — translation MPTITKLSVRDIRFPTSRSLDGSDAMNAAPDYSAAYVTLETDSPRTLTGHGLTFTIGRGNEICVSAVQALAPLIVGKTLEDIAANMGAFWRALTSDSQLRWIGPDKGAIHLATAAVVNAVWDLWAKAQDKPVWKLLVDMSPEELVRCLDFRYVTDAITPHEAIAMLHRHAKTRGEREKNMLARGYPAYTTSAGWLGYDDDKIRRLAREGVAQGWTHFKQKVGGNLEEDMRRARILREEIGENRKLMMDANQVWDVDEAVVNMRRLAQFDPWWIEEPTSPDDILGHAAIRQRIQPIGVATGEHCHNRVMFKQLLQAHAIDFCQVDSCRLGGLNEVIVVLLMAAKFGVPVCPHAGGVGLCEYVQHISLFDYICVSASLENRVLEYVDHLHEHFVDPVVIRSGRYMPPQRPGYSIEMHAASLDQYDFPEGPVWRP, via the coding sequence ATGCCCACGATCACCAAGCTGTCTGTCCGGGACATTCGGTTTCCGACCTCGCGTTCACTCGACGGCTCCGATGCGATGAACGCCGCGCCGGATTACTCCGCCGCCTACGTGACGCTCGAAACCGATTCGCCGCGGACGCTCACAGGCCATGGCCTCACCTTCACCATCGGGCGCGGCAACGAGATCTGCGTGAGTGCGGTACAGGCGCTTGCCCCGCTGATCGTCGGCAAAACGCTCGAGGATATCGCAGCGAACATGGGCGCATTCTGGCGCGCGCTGACCTCAGACAGCCAACTGCGCTGGATCGGCCCGGACAAGGGCGCCATTCATCTGGCGACGGCGGCTGTCGTGAATGCGGTCTGGGACCTGTGGGCAAAAGCGCAAGACAAGCCAGTGTGGAAGCTGCTAGTCGACATGAGCCCCGAAGAACTCGTGCGTTGTCTCGACTTCCGCTATGTGACCGACGCGATTACGCCGCATGAAGCTATTGCCATGCTGCACCGCCATGCAAAAACCAGGGGCGAGCGCGAAAAGAACATGCTGGCGCGCGGCTATCCGGCCTACACGACTTCGGCCGGCTGGCTCGGCTACGACGACGACAAGATCCGCCGGCTCGCGCGTGAAGGCGTCGCACAGGGCTGGACGCACTTCAAGCAGAAGGTGGGCGGCAATCTCGAAGAAGATATGCGCCGAGCGCGCATTCTGCGTGAAGAAATCGGCGAAAACCGCAAGCTGATGATGGATGCGAACCAGGTGTGGGATGTCGACGAAGCGGTTGTGAACATGCGGCGCCTGGCGCAATTCGATCCGTGGTGGATCGAGGAACCCACGAGTCCGGACGACATTCTCGGCCACGCGGCCATCCGCCAGCGGATTCAGCCGATCGGCGTGGCGACGGGCGAGCACTGCCATAACCGCGTGATGTTCAAGCAGTTGCTGCAGGCGCACGCAATCGACTTCTGTCAGGTAGACAGCTGCCGCCTGGGTGGTCTGAACGAGGTGATCGTCGTCCTGCTGATGGCGGCGAAATTTGGCGTGCCGGTGTGCCCGCACGCGGGCGGCGTCGGCTTATGCGAGTACGTCCAGCACATTTCGCTTTTCGACTATATCTGCGTGTCGGCGTCGCTAGAAAACCGGGTGCTCGAGTACGTGGATCATCTGCATGAGCATTTCGTCGATCCTGTCGTGATCCGCAGCGGCCGTTATATGCCGCCGCAACGTCCCGGCTACAGCATCGAAATGCATGCGGCGTCGCTCGATCAGTATGACTTTCCTGAGGGCCCGGTCTGGCGGCCCTAA
- a CDS encoding ABC transporter substrate-binding protein, whose translation MLKRRLIGVVVGVGALICGTSLARADEAYIPLISKGFQHQFWQAVKAGAEQSAKEHKVRITFEGPETEAMVDKQIDMLSAALAKKPQALGIAALDSKAAIPLLKRAQAAKMPVIAFDSGVDSDIPLTTCATDNLAAAALAADKMADAIGNAGEVGVIVHDQTSRTGIDRRDGFLNEMKTKHPNVKIVSVQYGGGDHLKSAEIAKAMIQANPNLKGIFGANEGSAEGAAIGVKESGKKLVLIGYDSGKEQKEDINSGLMAGAITQNPVGIGKCVVDSAVKALKGEKLPKKVDTGFYWYDKSNMSDPKIAAVLYD comes from the coding sequence ATGTTGAAAAGAAGATTAATCGGTGTCGTGGTCGGCGTTGGCGCTCTCATTTGTGGGACGAGCCTTGCGCGCGCGGACGAAGCGTACATCCCGCTGATATCGAAAGGCTTCCAGCACCAGTTCTGGCAGGCCGTCAAAGCGGGCGCGGAACAGTCGGCGAAGGAGCATAAGGTCAGGATCACCTTCGAGGGTCCGGAAACCGAGGCCATGGTCGATAAGCAGATCGACATGCTCTCGGCCGCGCTCGCCAAGAAGCCCCAGGCGCTCGGCATCGCCGCGCTCGACAGCAAAGCGGCCATTCCGCTGTTGAAGCGGGCGCAGGCCGCCAAAATGCCGGTCATCGCCTTCGACTCCGGCGTCGACAGCGACATTCCGCTGACGACGTGTGCGACGGACAACCTTGCCGCAGCCGCACTCGCCGCCGACAAGATGGCTGATGCGATCGGCAATGCCGGTGAGGTCGGCGTGATCGTGCACGACCAGACCAGCCGCACCGGCATCGATCGCCGCGACGGCTTCCTGAATGAAATGAAGACGAAGCACCCGAACGTCAAGATCGTCTCCGTCCAATATGGCGGCGGCGACCATCTGAAGTCGGCGGAAATCGCCAAGGCGATGATCCAGGCCAATCCCAATCTCAAGGGCATTTTCGGCGCCAATGAAGGTTCGGCGGAAGGTGCGGCGATCGGCGTCAAGGAATCGGGCAAGAAGCTCGTGCTGATTGGCTACGACTCCGGCAAGGAGCAGAAGGAGGACATCAATTCGGGGCTGATGGCCGGCGCCATCACGCAGAACCCGGTCGGCATCGGCAAATGCGTCGTCGACTCCGCGGTGAAGGCGCTGAAGGGCGAGAAGCTGCCTAAGAAAGTCGACACGGGCTTCTATTGGTACGACAAGAGCAATATGAGCGATCCCAAGATCGCCGCCGTGCTCTACGATTGA